DNA sequence from the Eptesicus fuscus isolate TK198812 chromosome 7, DD_ASM_mEF_20220401, whole genome shotgun sequence genome:
CTTACTGGAACAGAACCCACAAtgggagccagggccagggcaggaaaACCTAACCTGTCACTGATGAAGCTCAGTGTGGAGAATCTAGTAGTTAAAAACACCAGGGAGACCCAGTTGTAGAGGGGGCCCCCAAACTTTGGTACTCTACCAGGAGCTCTACCAGGTCCTCATACTTAACGTAGGAGAAAAATACCTTCTGGTTCCGGAatagggagaggaaaaggaacgTTTTTGAAATATTCCAGAGCATTCTGTTCTTCACAAGGCCTACCCTCCAGAGAAACTATTTTAGCATAACATAAACTATTGGAGTTTTTATCACAGCCTAACTCACTTGGGGGAAGGAAATACCCAACTCAGCTCACACTAGCCATACAATCCCACCTAAGGAGGAAGTGGTGGTACTGAGAAGCACCTGTGAAGTCCACATCCAGCGGCACAGGTCCACTATAAGTTTGAGACCTAATCATAGGTCTATACAATAAACACTTCTCTCCCCAGAACATACCACCCAATTAATAACCCATTTAAAACAGTTACTTTCACCCAAGGTATCTTATTCCACTcaggctactataacaaaaataccataggaTGGATAGCTtacaaacaacattttttttttcagttgtgtaACTTTATTTGACCATCAGCATTAGTTCTCGTCCACATTAACGGTctgtagattttttaaagtgGTGACAGGCACTAGGTGACCAATGTATATAGATTGTTTGGTGAATCTTTATCCTCATTACGTTTTCTGGACAAAGGTACCTGGATACGATATGGGACATTCCTTATTCCTTTGGCCCAGACAGTTTTGTTGAGCCTGGTGTCAATGCACACGTCTGGAGTCCCTAGCTCGTTCAGAGCAAATTTCTGGATCTCCTTGAGTGCCCAAGGGGCAAGCGTCTTGAAACCCACGCGGTGGATGTGCTTGTGGATGTTGATGGTGTACTTCCTGGTCACCACCTCGTTGATGGCGGAGCGGCCCTTCTTCTCGCCACCCTCCTTTGTGGGAGCCATCGTGCTGGGCAAGTTGGAAAGAAAGAGCGCAGGGTATTGTGGGAGAGGGAACGCTGGGTCGCAAATccaaacaacataaatttatttcccACTGTTCTGGATGCTGGAAACTGCAAAGTCAAGGTGGCAGCAGatttggtgtctctctctctctttttttttttttttatgaatctttattgttcagattacaattgtttctcctttttccccacatatctccccaccacccagttcctaccccccctcttcccttaccttcccccccccccgctgtccttatccataggtgtatgatttttgtccagtctcttcccatactctccacacagacacccctttccccctgagaattatcaatccactcccattctatgcctgattctattaagttcaccagtttattctgttcctcagatttttaattcacttgacttttagattcacttgttgatagatatgtatttgttgttcataatttttatctttcttcttctttttcctctttttaaagaatacctttcagcatttcatttaatgctggtttggtggtgatgaactcctttagctttttcttatctgtgaagctctttatctgcccttcaattctgaatgataactttgctgggtagagtagtcttggttgtaggttcctgctattcatcactttgaatatttcttgccactcccatctggcctgcatggtttctgttgagaaattagctgataatcgtatgggagctcccttgtaggtaactaactgtttttctcttgctgcttgtaagattctctctttgtcttttgctcttggcattttaattatgatgtgtcttggtgtggtcctctttggattccttttgtttggggttctgtatgcttcctggacttgtaagtctatttctttcatcaggtgggggaagttttcgttcattatttcttcaaataggttttcagcatcttgctctctctcttcttctggtacccccataattctgatgttggtttgcttgaagttgtcccagaggcttcttacactatcttcaactttctgaattctcttctcttcatgcttctctggaagagtgtccttggcctctttgtattccaaatctttgagttgattcttgcaatcctctagtctgcttttgggtctctgtataatattttttatctcagtcagtgtatgtttaatttctagttggtcctcattgaatttatcggccttttcaggaagagtgtccttggcctctttgtattccaaatctttgagttgattcttgcaatcctctagtctgcttttgggtctctgtataatattttttatctcagtcagtgtacgtttaatttctagttggtcctcattgaatttatcggccttttccatgaaattcttgaaaaaccttataaccgtggttttgaactctatgtccagtcgcttgttctcctccatttctttggtttgtgatctgtttccttgccttctcatattctctgcttccctaagtagGTAGAGTAGTTTTTgtatactaggtgtcctattggttcaacaggtcagcctcccagttacttgaggtggacactcttggtgtacccttgtgtactgtgtgtcccccagcaggagctacagcaagggctagttttctcctcctttgcttgggcggttttggagcagtctgactggagcagcagttggttaagctgctccagaacaggccatttatatgcaaaagccgctgtgtggagccggggcgggtttgtagaatgtgcggggcggggcctcagggcggggcctcagggctgggcggggtctcagggcatcactaggctggggcgtggccaacggcgatggctgccgtcagccgtctctgcctttccacgtttccaagtccctgcgccccgcgctccagcgcagtaaacaatgattgctgggcgcaccactgcaaaaaagtcactctcactttccgacccgatggccgagagtccagcttctccccgtaggtgcctgggtcccccgagtgtccccagaaactggatttcagagtgatcgggagcttgtctccctgcgggttgaagaaaagccgtgcacccagccgcccgccgccggcccgattcgcgtgcctccgtacctcagcttttcagcgattgtgcttctttctcttcttagttgtaaatcttccactcagccagctttcccgtggttctgggtggtagacgtttttgtcttttagttgtatttttgaaattgttgtgtgaggcagcagattagttgtttaactatgccgccatcttggttcctcctccagtttctctctctcttttttaaaaaaatatattttattgatttttttacagagaggaagggagagggatagagagttagaaacatcaatgagagagaaacatgagaaacattgatcagctacctcctgcacatcctctactggggatgtgccggcaaccaaggtccatgcctttgactggaatccaacctgggacccttcagtccgcaggccgaccaacacgctatcccctgagccaaaccggtcagggcagattcGGTGTCTCTTGAGAGCctacttcctggttcacagacagTCACTTTCTGATTGTGTTCTCACAGGGCAGGAGAGGCATGGGGGCTCTCTGGGGGCTCTTTTATAAGGGCAGTAGTCCCATTTTATAAGGGTACTAGTCCCTGATAATCTAATCATTTTTCAAAGGCCCCCACCTCTGGAaccatcacattgggaattaGGTTTCAACATTTTGGGGGGGAATTTTGAATTTtagaggacacaaacattcagtttatAAAAGCACAATAAATCACAAAcagttataaagaaaaaaattacaaggcatactaagaagcaaacaaaacataGACACACTTTCAAAAGACAGAACAAGAATCAGCACCAGACACATATATGGCAGGGATATTGAAATTATCTGAGTGGGGATTTATAATAACTATAGTTAATATGCTAAGTACCCTAATGCATAAAGTAGACCACAAGC
Encoded proteins:
- the LOC103285221 gene encoding 60S ribosomal protein L31-like; its protein translation is MAPTKEGGEKKGRSAINEVVTRKYTINIHKHIHRVGFKTLAPWALKEIQKFALNELGTPDVCIDTRLNKTVWAKGIRNVPYRIQVPLSRKRNEDKDSPNNLYTLVT